A stretch of DNA from Syntrophorhabdaceae bacterium:
GTTCGAGAATATGGGAGCCCAGATGGTAAAAGAAGTGGCAAGCAAGACAAGCGATGTCGCCGGTGACGGAACAACCACGGCAACTGTCCTTGCGCAGGCCATCTACAGAGAAGGCGCAAAACTCGTTGCCGCCGGCCATAACCCTATGGAGCTCAAAAGGGGTATTGATAAGGCCGTAGAAACCATAGTGGAACAACTGAAGAAACTTTCAAAACCGACGAAAGACCAGAAAGAGATAGCCCAGGTTGGAACGATCTCTGCCAATAACGACGACACGATAGGCAATATCATCGCCGAGGCCATGAGCAAGGTCGGCAAAGAAGGTGTCATAACCGTTGAAGAGGCAAAGAGCATGGAAACAACCCTCGAAATCGTTGAGGGCATGCAGTTTGACAAAGGCTACATCTCACCATACTTCGTGACAAACCCGGAAAAGATGGAGGCTAACCTCGACGAGCCCCTCATTCTCATCAACGAGAAAAAGATAAGCAACATGAAAGAGCTTCTGCCCATACTCGAGCAGGTCGCGAAGATGGGAAAAACCCTCCTCATCATATCGGAGGACATCGAAGGTGAAGCCCTTGCAACATTGGTGGTAAACAAATTGAGAGGTACATTGAAGGTTGCCGCAGTGAAAGCACCCGGTTTCGGTGACAGAAGAAAGGCAATGCTTGAAGATATCGCAATCCTGACCGGTGGCCAGTTGATATCGGAAGAGCTCGGCATTAAGCTTGAAACCATCTCCCTGAAAGACCTCGGATCAGCAAAAAGGGTGGTCATTGACAAGGATAACACTACACTTGTGGATGGCGCCGGCGACAAGAAAGAGATCGAGGCAAGGGTGAAACAGATCAGGGCGCAGATCGACGAAACAACATCAGATTATGACAGGGAAAAACTCCAGGAAAGACTCGCAAAACTCGTCGGCGGCGTAGCCGTCATCAATGTCGGCGCAGCAACGGAAACAGAGATGAAAGAAAAGAAGGCCCGCGTTGAAGACGCGTTGAATGCGACAAAGGCTGCCGTTGAAGAAGGGATTATCCCCGGTGGCGGCGTAGCATTCATCAGATGCCTGCCGAACCTTGATGCAATAAAGCTCGAAGGCGAAAAGCAGTTTGGCGTCAATATCGTCAAGAAGGCCATCGAGGAACCGCTCAGGTGGATAGCAATGAATGCCGGCCATGATGGTTCCATCGTTATTGAAAAGGTAAAGAATGAAAAAGGCGCCTTCGGTTTCGATGCTGCCAAGGAGGTCTACGTGAAAGACCTGATGGAAGCAGGTATCATGGACCCGACAAAGGTCGCAAGGACGGCACTTCAGAATGCAGCGTCAGTAGCATCTCTCCTGCTCACAACTAACTGCATGATCGCCGAAAAACCAAAAGAAAAGGGACAAATGCCTATGATGCCGCCAGGCGGAATGGGCGGAATGGGTGACATGTATTAAAAAGATCGAGGGGACCTTAAGTCCCCTCTTTTTTCCTTCTCCCGTTAATTTCTGTTTGTATTATTTTTCTGTGTGATATTTGAATGATATATTCAACCTTACCCTGTACGCTGTGACTTTGTTCTTCTCCACCACAACGTCCTGCTTCACCACTTCGGCAACACGTAAGTCTTCAAGCGTTTTTGCCGCTGTTTCCACC
This window harbors:
- the groL gene encoding chaperonin GroEL (60 kDa chaperone family; promotes refolding of misfolded polypeptides especially under stressful conditions; forms two stacked rings of heptamers to form a barrel-shaped 14mer; ends can be capped by GroES; misfolded proteins enter the barrel where they are refolded when GroES binds), which translates into the protein FENMGAQMVKEVASKTSDVAGDGTTTATVLAQAIYREGAKLVAAGHNPMELKRGIDKAVETIVEQLKKLSKPTKDQKEIAQVGTISANNDDTIGNIIAEAMSKVGKEGVITVEEAKSMETTLEIVEGMQFDKGYISPYFVTNPEKMEANLDEPLILINEKKISNMKELLPILEQVAKMGKTLLIISEDIEGEALATLVVNKLRGTLKVAAVKAPGFGDRRKAMLEDIAILTGGQLISEELGIKLETISLKDLGSAKRVVIDKDNTTLVDGAGDKKEIEARVKQIRAQIDETTSDYDREKLQERLAKLVGGVAVINVGAATETEMKEKKARVEDALNATKAAVEEGIIPGGGVAFIRCLPNLDAIKLEGEKQFGVNIVKKAIEEPLRWIAMNAGHDGSIVIEKVKNEKGAFGFDAAKEVYVKDLMEAGIMDPTKVARTALQNAASVASLLLTTNCMIAEKPKEKGQMPMMPPGGMGGMGDMY
- a CDS encoding dodecin family protein; the encoded protein is MSVYKIIEIVGTSPKSWEEAAKTAVETAAKTLEDLRVAEVVKQDVVVEKNKVTAYRVRLNISFKYHTEK